From the Hyalangium ruber genome, the window CGTCATGTTGTTGAGCGTCGCGCCCAGCGCGGCGATCTCACCCTGCGACGGCACCTGCAGCTTCTGGCTCAGGTCCCCGTTGGCGACGGCCGTCACCACCTTGACGATGCCGCGCACCTGGGTGGTGAGGTTGGAGGCCATGAAGTTCACGTTGTCCGTGAGGTCCTTCCACGTACCGGACACGCCCTTCACATCCGCCTGGCCCCCCAGCTTGCCCTCGGTGCCCACTTCCTTGGCGACGCGGGTCACCTCGGCGGCGAAGCTGTTGAGCTGGTCCACCATCGTGTTGATGGTGTTCTTCAGCTCCAGCACCTCGCCCTTGGCGTCCACGGTGATCTTCTTGGACAGGTCACCCTTGGCGACCGCCGTCGTCACCTCGGCGATGTTGCGCACCTGGGCCGTGAGGTTGCTGGCCATGATGTTCACGTTGTCGGTCAGGTCCTTCCACGTACCGGCAACGCCCTTCACCTCGGCCTGACCGCCCAGCTTGCCGTCGCTGCCCACTTCCTTGGCGACGCGCGTCACTTCGGCGGCGAACGAGTTGAGCTGATCCACCATCGTGTTGATGGTGTTCTTCAGCTCGAGCACCTCGCCCTTCGCATCCACCGTAATCTTCTTGGACAGGTCACCGCGGGCCACCGCCGTGGACACCTCGGCGATGTTACGCACCTGGGCCGTGAGGTTGCTGGCCATGATGTTCACGTTGTCCGTGAGGTCCTTCCACGTACCGGCAACGCCGCGCACATCGGCCTGACCACCCAGCTTGCCGTCGCTGCCCACTTCCTTGGCGACGCGCGTCACTTCCGAGGCGAAGGCGCGGAGCTGATCCACCATCGTGTTCACGGTGGTACCGATGCGGAGGAACTCGCCCTTCACCGACTGGCCGTCGATTTCGAGGGCCATCTTCTGGGTCAGGTCACCTTCGGCCACCGCGACGAGCACGCGGGCCACTTCCGTGGTGGGCAGCACCAGGTCGCCGATCAGCGCGTTGATGGAGCTGACGCTGGTGGCCCAGCCGCCTCGCACGTCCCCGAGCGTGACGCGCTCGCCCATGCGGCCCTCGCGGCCCACCACGCGCTCCACGCGGACCATCTCGTCCGTGAAGGCGGCGTTGCGGCCTACCAGCGCGTTGAAGGCGTGGGCGATGTCATCCAGCACCCCGTCACCGGAGTCGCCGGAGAGTCGAACGCTGAAGTCCCCCGACTCGGCCGCCTGCAGGGCGGAGAGCAACGGGCTGAACGGGTGCGGGCCACGTCCCCCGCGCGCGGCCGTGGCGCGGCCCCTCGAGCCCTCGGGCAGGTGCTTGCCGTTGCCGTTGCCATTGCGCCGGGGCGCGGAACTTTCGGCGGCCGCGAGCGCCTCGGCGGCGGCCTTCTCCTCGGCCAGGCGGGACTGGACGCGGTTGCGCGTGCCCGTCGGCTCCGCCGACGGCGTCCCACTCTCCGGCGCCTGCGCCTTGCGGCGGGGGCCACGCTTCTTGCCGTCGGAGGGGAAATTGTCGTTCGAATCCAAGAGATGAACCTCGGCGAAGGTGAAAGCCGCGCCCTGCGAAGGGCGCGCGAACTCCAGGGTGCCTTCTTCTAGAAGAGTTCGGGGACTTGTCGACTGTCGAGCGAAGCCGCCCCAGTCAACGGTTCAGAACTCAACCACATTCGTCCCGGGCCTACTCCTAACGCCTCAGGGCGATGGAGCCGTGCAAGGAAGTCCCTCGCAACCGTGGACGTAGAGCGGCCGGCCGGGGAGCCGACGGGCAGAGGTGCGCCACCTGCGCGGTGCTTCCTCTCTCTGTCCCGTCCGCAGGTCGACGGAGAGTGCGGGTTGCTGCCCCTCACAGGCCAGCAGGACGCGCTCGGGCGCATCCAGCCACCACAACCCTTCCACCTGGCAGGGCGCTTCGGCTCGGAGCAGCGTCAGGGAGCGCGCCTCGTAGGCGATCAGGCCCCCGTCCACCACCACGGCCGCCAGCAGGCCCTCCGGGCCCACGGACAGCGCCCCGGGGAACGGGAGCTTGGCCTGCCCGAGCACCTGCCCCTGCGCGGAGATGGAGAGCATCTGCCCGGCCGTATCCAAGGCGATGACGCCCTCCGAGTGCCCCGCCAGGGCCACGGGTGCAAAATCGCCTACCGGTACGAGCTGGCCCGCCTCCTCGCGGAGCAGTTGCTCGTGGGTGGCCACCCAGAGCCGGCCCTGTCCATCGAAGGTGATGGCGACGGCGCCGGGAGCGGAGAACACGGTGGGAGACTTCTGGGCGCCACAGAGGGCCACGGCGCGGGCTCCAAAGGTGGCGGCCTGGGAGCCATCCGGGGCCACCGCCCAGCCGAGCCGGGGGCCTGGGAGCGCGAGGGCGAGGCAGTGGTTGAGCTTGCCGAAGTGGGGATCCGTGGTGGGCGAGGAGACGAGGTAAGGCAAGCTGGTAGTGGCGGTGGCGACGAGCAGCGCCAGGGCGGCGGCGATGATGAGCGAGAGGGCCCACGAGCGTGGGCCCAGGGCGCGGGAATGCCGGCCGGAGAGCCGGAGCCCTCTCCTGCCTGCAGCGCCATGGCCGTCCCGATCTCGCACCGTGCGGACTTGTTATCGAACTGTGCCGCCGCTTGCACCTCCCCCTCCCGGCGAGGGCCGGGGAGGCGGCCGGGAGGGTTGGCCCCGCTGATGCACTGAAGCCTGGGCATGAAGCTCTGGCGTTACATCCGGCGGGTTCTGTGGGCGGTGGGCATCAGCGGCGTGGTACTGCTGGCCACGGTGGAGTGTCTCAGCCGGGCCACGTTCACGCGGCTGCCCCAGCTTCCTCCGAATCCGCCCGGTGCCGCCGCCTCGGCGCGCCTGGCGCCTGCCCTGGGGCGGGTGGAGGAGAGAGCGGCGGCGCCCCGGGTGCTGCGCGTGTTGCCCTGGGCCCTGCTGCGCGTGTTGACGGCCACGCTCCGGGCCCGGAAGGGTCAGTCGCGGATGAGCGAGTACCTGCTGCTCAAGGGCCGCGAAGTGACGGAGTGGACGTGGTTGCTGCCCAAAATGACCCCGGCGCCGAAGGCCGAGCCCCTGTGGTCGGGGCTGGGCGCCCGCGCGTGGAGGCGGGCGGCGTGAGGCCGGGGTTCAGGGCTTGCGGGGCTTGTCCGCGTCCGCCTTCTCCTGGAGACGGGAGGAGAAGCTGCCCTTGCCGCTCACGGGAGGCATCACGTTCGCGGCGCGCTGCTCGCGCTTCATCGCCGCCAAGGGGCTGGCCGCGTCCCCTTCCAGGGACTCCTTCTCGTAGCGGTCCGCACCACTGCCGACACGCCCCACGGGACGGGAGCTGAGGGTGCGTCGGTTCGTGTCCACCATGGCGGGGGCCTCCGTGTTGCCAGGGCTTCTTTATATCGCGAGAGCCTGTGTGGACGCATTCCCACCCTGAAGAGAAGGTGTGCAACCGACCACCTCTGAGGTAGGGTGGAGACGGAGCGCGGGCGGAGATTCCTCGACGAGGGCCCTCTGATGGCAACACAGCGGACCTTTCTGGCGTGGGAGCCGGGCTGCCTTCCACCAGGGGTGGAGATCGGAGCCTGGCGGGTGCTGGAGCTGCGCGGGAAGGGCGCCTACGGAGCCGTCTACCGCGTCGAGCCCGTGGGCGAGAGCGGCGCCGAACCGTGTGCCCTGAAGCTGGCCCTGCATCCGGTGGATCCGCGCTTCGAGCGCGAGGTGGAGCTGCTCACGCGTCTCCGCCATCACCCGAACGTGCCGCACCTGCGGGAGCGTGGGCTGTGGGCTCACCCCGTCGGTCTGTTCCCGTTCATCGTCATGGAGTGGGTACAGGGCGTGCCGCTGTATGATTGGGCGCAAGCGCGCACGCGCAGCTCGCGGCAGGTGCTGCGCGTGCTGGCCCAGGTGGCCCGGGCACTGGAGGCCACGCATGGAGTGGACGGCGTGCATCGAGACGTGAAGGGAGCCAACATCCTGGTGGGGCCCGAGGACGACCGGGCGAGGCTCCTGGACTTCGGAGCGGGAGACTTCCAGGGAGCGCCCACGCTCACGCGGGAGGTGCTGCCTCCTGGCACCCCTCGGTACCGCAGCCCCGAGGCGCAACGCTTCCAGTGGCTCTATTGGCGCCAGCGTGGAGCCCACTACGAGCCGGGCCCGGCGGATGACGTGTACGCGCTGGGTGTAACGGCCTACCGTCTCGTGACGGGCAGCTATCCGCCACCCGGCGTGGACCCCGAGGCGGCGGTAGGTGGCACGCTCGTTCCGAGTCCCGGGTGGGTGCCTCCCGAGGAGGTAGTGACGGTCTGCCCGGAGCTGGCGGGCCTCATCCGCCGGATGCTCTCCGAGGAGCCCTCTACGCGAGGCAGCGCGGCGGAGCTGGCGCAGGCGCTCGAGGAGGCAGCGAAGACAGCGGGGCGCGCGGCGGACCTCCCCCTCACCCAGCGCTCTACTCGAACAACCGCTTCGCGGCGGCCCACGAGTGCATGGCTAGCGGCATGCGTTGTCGCCGTCGTCTGCGTCAGTGGATGGTGGACCTCACGACAGCAGCCCGTGGGGGAAGTGACGCGGGATGGCGGCGTGGAGGATGCCAGCACCTCGGACCTCGCGAAGGATGCGCTCACGGTCAGTGCTCATGTGAAGCAGCCCGAATCCACTTGGGACGTGCTCGCGCTGGAGATGCCGGAGAAGCCCATGCCAGGGCAGGCACGGCCTCCGTGCAAGAAACACGAGTTGGAGATCAACGGGGGTTGCTGGGTAGAGCCGAAAGAGTCGAAGCCCCCTTGCAGAGAGCGGGAGCACGAGTGGAAAGGCGTCTGCTACTACGCGGTCCTCGCGCTGCCTCTTCCCGCGACCTCGCAGCCGAAGTCGCCAGGAAAGCGTTAAACAGAAACCGCCGCCAGCCAGCCCGCGTACGGCGGACCCACTGGCGGCGGCTTGTTCAACCGGAATTGCCCCCAGCGTTGAGGCGCTGGACTCACGCCGCCTCGTTGCTCGGCTTGAGGCTGTCCATCAACGCCTCGATGAGCTTGGGCATCTGCGCCTCAGGGATGTCCTGGAGGCTGATGAGCAGCTGGCTACGCTCCTCGCGCGCGCGAACCCGAATGCGGTTCTGCTTGCCGAAGTGCTGATCCAGGGTCTGGCGGTAGAGCATCACTCGCGCCGTGGCGCTCTCGGGCAAGGGCGTGGGAGGCGTGCGCTTGTGCTTCACCGCCTGCTTGAGCTCCTCCACGGTGCAGTCGGCGAAGGCCTTCTGCGCCACGGTGCCATCCTCTTGGGGCACGAGGATGGGAGTGGGGCCCGGCTCGTTGCCATCCACGGTGATGCCGGCCAGCTTCTCGTAGGACAGCAGGGTGTACAGGTTGTTCATGCCGTGCTTCACGCAGGCCGCCGCCGTGAACGAACGCGCGACGGCGCCGTAGCTGGTCAGCGTGGACTGACTGAGCACCTTCACCTGATTCTGGAAGAAGTCCTCGGCGTCCTTGAAGCCTCCTGTCTTGGCCAACTCGTGATCCACCACGTAGTTGTAGAGCCAGCCAATCTGGTAGTTGTCGGCGTGGCCCTGCTCCACCAACTGGATGACGCGCTGATGCACCTCCTCCAGGGTGATTTTGATGTTCGGGTTGCTCTTGTTCTCCAGTTTCGTCATGACACGTATGGGGTTGGTTGCCGCGGGAGTGCGACATGCGTGGGCAAAGCAGGAGTCGGGCCAACGGGCGGACGGAGGGCTCTCCCTGTGATGACGGGCAGTTGAACGGTGGGAACGGTCTAGAACCTGGACACCCGTCCACGTAGCCGGACTGTGTGCCGGTCAGTCCCAGATGACCGGTACCAGCCGTTCAGTCCCGGTTGACCGGTACCAACCGGTCAGTCCCAGATGACCGGTACCAGCCGGCCAGTCCCGGTTGACCGGTACCAACCGGTCAGTCCCAGATGACCGGTACCAGCCGGTCAGTCGGTCCAGGAAGACTCCGGCAACACTCCGAGATATGCGGGAGCAAGATGAGCGCCCCCCTGCAACTGGATGATTGGGGCGGCACCGGCCCGGTGCTGCACCTCGCCCACGCCAACGGATTCCCGCCCGGCAGCTACCGCAAGCTCATCGAGTTGCTGAAGCCACGCTACCGAGTCTTCACCCTCCGCAGCCGCTGCCTCGTGCCGGGAACGGATCCGCAAACCCTGCGGACCTGGGATGACATGGCTGACGAGCTGGTCCACGCCCTGCGCGCCCAGGGCCTGGAGGGCATCATCGGCGTGGGCCACAGCATGGGCGGCGTATCCACCCTGCTCGCCTCGGTGAAGGAGCCACGACTCTTCCGAGCCGTGGTGGCGTTGGACCCGGTGCTCATCACGGGCCCGCGCCTGCTGGCGCTCCACGTGCTGACGGTGCTCGGGCTGCGCGGTCGGATTCCTCCCGCGAACCTGGCCCGGCGGCGCCGCGAGTCCTGGAACTCGCGCGAAGAAGCGGCCACGAGCTACCGCAAGAAGCCGCTCTTCCAGCGCTTCGATCCCGAGTGCTTCCAGGACTACATCACCCACGGGCTCACCGAAGCACCGGGCGGCGGCCTGCGCCTGACCATTCCCAGGGATTGGGAGGCCCGCATCTTCGAGACATCGCCGCGCGCCGTCTGGCGCAAGCTGCGTTCGGTGCCGGTGCCAGCGCTGGTGATGCGCGGAGGCGACACGGACACGCTCACCCCGGAGGCCCTGGAACGCGTGCGCCGCACCCTGCCGGGCGTCCGCACCGAAGAGCTTCCCGGCACCACCCACCTCTTCCCGCTAGAGCAGCCAGAAGAGTGCGTCCGGCGCATCCTCGCGTTCCTCGCGACGCTGCGAGATTAGACCTCTTCGATCGATCCCAGCGGCAACGAGGTATCTACCGTTCGCGCTTGCCGGGGGGTTCTATGCCGTAGCGGGCGGCATCTCGCCGGGCATGATCGATGCCGTCGAGCATTTGCTGGCGGGAGTGCCGATGCTTGGACCTCTTCCGGACCCGGCGCTCCGTGTCTGCCAGCATGGAGAAGGCGTCTTCTGCTTGCTCTCGGAAGCTGGGGAGGGACTGGACGTAGAGGGTCGAGACGTGGAAACGGTCCCAGAGCGTCGGGAAGCCCAGCCGTCTGATCCTGCGCAGCCACGTGCCAAAATCCTCCCACGGGCGCTCATGATCGAACGCCGCTTGCACGGCATTCAATGCCGTCAGCCGCTTGAGGTGCAGACGTTCGGCGGGGGTTCGTGCTTCTCGTACGAACTGCCGCTCTAATTCCTGGAGCGCGGCTACGACGACTTCAAATGGCATTTCAGCGTGAGCCAGCCCGAACATGAGCCACTCGCGCTGCTCTGCCACCGTGTTCCACCACTCCCTGCGCAAACGCCCCACGGCTAGTCGCCTCCGAGCGTGATGCACTGACTCCAATCGTCGCGGCACCTCCGCTCCCGCTCTCTTCTGCCCTCCGGTCCAGTTCAGCAGGGCAAGACCTTAAAGTTCCGTGATGGCGCCCGCTGTGAAAAGGCGCGTTCGATGTCGGACGAAGAACGGTGATCACGCCCGGCGCAGTGTGATGACCGCCAGCTCCGCCGGAGCCCCCAGCCGCGCGGGCGGTCCGGTGGTACCGACTCCTCGGTTCACATAGAGCCACGAGCGCCCATGCCGATACAGCCCCGCCGTCCAACGGGTGATGAACCGGGCCAGCGAGAGGCGGCGCACGCCCGGAACCGCGAGCTGGCCGCCATGGGTGTGCCCCGAGAGGGTCAGCTCCACGGAGCGGGCCTGCGCCTGGGGAAACAACTCCGGATCATGCGCGAGCAACACGGTGGGAGCCCCCGGCGGCCGGCCCGCGAGCGCCCGAGCCAGGTCATGGCGCGAGGTCCACGTATCGTCCACGCCGGCGACATACAGGCGCGCCCCACCCCGCTCCACCACCACGCCTCGGTTGCGAAGGACCGTCAGTCCCTGCCGCTCCAACGCCCGAACGAGGTGCTCGCCGTCGGTGAAGTAGTCGTGGTTTCCCATGCAGGCGAACGCGCCATCCTTCGCGCGCAGGCCCCCCAGCGCCCGCGCCACGGGCTCCACGTGCGAGGAGCCGTGGGTAATCAAATCGCCGGTGACCGCCACCAGGTCCACCTCGAGCGCGTTGAGTCGGGAGACCCAGGACGAGACACGCTCCTCGGAGACATACGGCCCGCAATGCACATCGGAGATCTGCCCGATGCGGTAGCCGTCCAGCTCGGCCGGGAGCCCATCCACCCGCACCACCCGCTTGCGAAGCCTCGGCCGCCCGAGGACGGCATCCGCGCCGAGCCCCAGCGAGAGGACTCCCGCCAGCCCCCAGGCCAGCCCCCAGGGTGCTCCCACTCGCACCGCCAGCTCGGCCGGCACCATGAGCAGGTCGAACACCAGGCAAGCGGACCACCACCCCAGCGCCAGGTAGGTGGACCGCGCGGGAGACGTGGAGTGCCAGGGGCTCTGGAGCTGGCGCAGGTACGGCACGGACACCAGCACCGCTCCCAGCACGGGCAGCGGGGTGCGCGTGTGCCAGCAGAGCCACAGCACCACGGGAAGCTGGATGGCGGTGACGAGCAGGACCGCGAGCAGCTGGAAACGAGGTCGTCGGGGCATTCGCCCTGTTCTCTAACCCCCTCGCGGCCCGCCCGCTCCCCCCCCGGCTCAGTGCAGGGAGGGCGACTCCTCCTCTGCCATCCCAGCCCCCGCCGAGAGCGGCGGGGCGATGCCCTGGTCCAACTGGCGCAGCAGGGCGGCGCAGAAGGACTTCAGATCGTCCGGCTTGCGAGAAGTGATGAGGTTGCCGTCCTCCACCACCTCGCGGTCCACCCAGTTGGCGCCGGCGTTGAGGAGGTCGGTCTTGATGGAGGGCCACGAGGTGACGGTGCGCCCGTCCACGATGTCCGCCTCGGCGAGCATCCAGCCCGCGTGGCAGATGGCGGCGACGGGCTTGTCCGCCTCGAAGAAGGCTCGCACCAAATCGACCATGTCCGAGTCCATCCGCAAGTGGTCGGGGGAGTAGCCGCCCGGAATGACCAGCGCGTCGAAGTCGTCGGCGGACACCTCCTGGGCGGCGCGGTCGGCGGTGATGGTCTCCTTGCCCTTCTTGCCCTTGAGCTTCTTGCCCGCCTCCACCCCGACGATGACCGCCTCGTGGCCCGCCTGCTGCACCTGGTCGTACGGAACGCGGAACTCCGAATCCTCGAAGTCCGAAGCCACGATGAACATGATTCGAGCCATGTGTCGCTCCTCGCGATGGAACCCCTGCCCGTGCAAGGTGCCCATGCGATGCCCGGCGACAACAGTCACCCCCGACCGGGGGTACCAGGACTCAGGTTGCCTGTCTGCTCCACCTCCGGCCAGGCAATGACGCCCAGTTCATCGGCGGCCAGGAGGAACTCGCCGATCATCCGCCCTTGGTCGGCGATGAAGCGCGCGGTGGAGATACCCGCGAGCACCCCACGCCCCCGCTCCCGCCACGCCGCGTCTCCCGTGAGCGCGTGAAGCGAGGCGAGGAAGCGCGCCGCCGCCACGTTGTGGACGAAAGGGCGCTCCCGGCGGGCGAAGACGCC encodes:
- a CDS encoding serine/threonine-protein kinase, with the translated sequence MATQRTFLAWEPGCLPPGVEIGAWRVLELRGKGAYGAVYRVEPVGESGAEPCALKLALHPVDPRFEREVELLTRLRHHPNVPHLRERGLWAHPVGLFPFIVMEWVQGVPLYDWAQARTRSSRQVLRVLAQVARALEATHGVDGVHRDVKGANILVGPEDDRARLLDFGAGDFQGAPTLTREVLPPGTPRYRSPEAQRFQWLYWRQRGAHYEPGPADDVYALGVTAYRLVTGSYPPPGVDPEAAVGGTLVPSPGWVPPEEVVTVCPELAGLIRRMLSEEPSTRGSAAELAQALEEAAKTAGRAADLPLTQRSTRTTASRRPTSAWLAACVVAVVCVSGWWTSRQQPVGEVTRDGGVEDASTSDLAKDALTVSAHVKQPESTWDVLALEMPEKPMPGQARPPCKKHELEINGGCWVEPKESKPPCREREHEWKGVCYYAVLALPLPATSQPKSPGKR
- a CDS encoding alpha/beta fold hydrolase, with the protein product MSAPLQLDDWGGTGPVLHLAHANGFPPGSYRKLIELLKPRYRVFTLRSRCLVPGTDPQTLRTWDDMADELVHALRAQGLEGIIGVGHSMGGVSTLLASVKEPRLFRAVVALDPVLITGPRLLALHVLTVLGLRGRIPPANLARRRRESWNSREEAATSYRKKPLFQRFDPECFQDYITHGLTEAPGGGLRLTIPRDWEARIFETSPRAVWRKLRSVPVPALVMRGGDTDTLTPEALERVRRTLPGVRTEELPGTTHLFPLEQPEECVRRILAFLATLRD
- a CDS encoding metallophosphoesterase — translated: MPRRPRFQLLAVLLVTAIQLPVVLWLCWHTRTPLPVLGAVLVSVPYLRQLQSPWHSTSPARSTYLALGWWSACLVFDLLMVPAELAVRVGAPWGLAWGLAGVLSLGLGADAVLGRPRLRKRVVRVDGLPAELDGYRIGQISDVHCGPYVSEERVSSWVSRLNALEVDLVAVTGDLITHGSSHVEPVARALGGLRAKDGAFACMGNHDYFTDGEHLVRALERQGLTVLRNRGVVVERGGARLYVAGVDDTWTSRHDLARALAGRPPGAPTVLLAHDPELFPQAQARSVELTLSGHTHGGQLAVPGVRRLSLARFITRWTAGLYRHGRSWLYVNRGVGTTGPPARLGAPAELAVITLRRA
- a CDS encoding type 1 glutamine amidotransferase domain-containing protein, which codes for MARIMFIVASDFEDSEFRVPYDQVQQAGHEAVIVGVEAGKKLKGKKGKETITADRAAQEVSADDFDALVIPGGYSPDHLRMDSDMVDLVRAFFEADKPVAAICHAGWMLAEADIVDGRTVTSWPSIKTDLLNAGANWVDREVVEDGNLITSRKPDDLKSFCAALLRQLDQGIAPPLSAGAGMAEEESPSLH